One window of Dechloromonas sp. ZY10 genomic DNA carries:
- a CDS encoding sigma-54-dependent Fis family transcriptional regulator, whose amino-acid sequence MRQAIQLAGGHDPLLHEARTLFFAQGSALPGGLIDPLIARSWERCRRFGLSETILGAPSEGIDRLALKTEQERHRALLTLGRPIMEHVYEQIRESGSMVILADASGLLLETVGDPDFVSRADRVMLAAGASWDENLRGTNAIGTALAEEQPVAVLGAEHFMENNAFLTCCASPIFGPDGRLLGVLDISGDYRTQQRHTLGLARLSSAMIEKRLFEAAHAQHILVCFHEQPEYLGSLQEGMAAVTPDGQIQAINAQGCRILGIRPVDALRRDFSLVFENQLGPLIDRLRLYPQGHQVLRVGPQLLCLQLRGQLPGLSVSGRVIDTTAAAPGRRSESPRETASSSPPLTLDTLSTGDPRLQLAIDRARKMLGRDIPILIQGESGAGKEMFAKAFHNSGPRGEQPFVALNCASIPETLIESELFGYQGGAFTGARKEGAPGKIQQAHGGTLFLDEIGDMPLNLQARLLRVLQERCVTPLGSTRAIQVDISLVCATHRKLREEVARGSFREDLYYRLAGMSVTLPALRERSDIDVLVDKITARETARRSRPARFSPSALALLRNYPWPGNIRQLFNVIRVAVALLDDDDSLITEAHLPEEFFETPPHYPTPAAMPSGALPPGPVATATAPASLDEIGRLAAQQALAAAGGNVSLAARQLGISRNTLYRKLGRM is encoded by the coding sequence GCTGTCGCCGCTTCGGCCTCAGCGAGACGATTCTGGGCGCGCCCAGCGAAGGCATCGACCGGCTCGCCCTGAAAACCGAGCAGGAGCGCCACCGGGCGCTGCTGACCCTGGGCCGGCCGATCATGGAGCACGTCTACGAGCAGATCCGCGAATCGGGCAGCATGGTGATCCTCGCCGACGCCAGCGGCCTGCTGCTCGAAACCGTCGGCGACCCCGACTTCGTCAGTCGGGCCGACCGGGTGATGCTCGCCGCCGGTGCCTCGTGGGACGAAAACCTGCGCGGAACCAACGCGATCGGCACGGCACTGGCCGAGGAACAGCCGGTGGCGGTGCTCGGCGCCGAGCATTTCATGGAGAACAATGCCTTCCTGACCTGCTGCGCCAGTCCGATCTTCGGTCCCGACGGCCGCCTGCTCGGCGTACTCGACATTTCCGGCGACTACCGCACCCAGCAGCGGCACACCCTGGGCCTCGCCCGCTTGTCGTCGGCGATGATCGAAAAGCGCCTGTTCGAGGCGGCCCACGCGCAGCACATCCTGGTCTGCTTCCACGAACAGCCGGAATATCTCGGCAGCCTGCAGGAGGGCATGGCGGCAGTGACCCCCGACGGCCAGATCCAGGCGATCAACGCTCAGGGCTGCCGGATTCTCGGCATCCGCCCGGTCGATGCGCTGCGCCGCGATTTTTCGCTGGTCTTCGAGAACCAGCTGGGCCCGCTGATCGACCGCCTGCGCCTGTACCCGCAAGGACATCAGGTGCTGCGCGTCGGGCCGCAACTGCTCTGCCTGCAATTGCGCGGCCAGTTGCCGGGGCTCAGCGTCAGCGGCCGGGTAATCGACACTACGGCCGCCGCGCCCGGCCGGCGCAGCGAAAGCCCCCGCGAAACTGCGAGCAGCTCCCCACCGCTCACCCTCGACACCTTGAGCACCGGCGACCCACGCCTGCAACTCGCCATTGACCGGGCGCGCAAGATGCTCGGCCGCGACATTCCGATCCTGATCCAGGGCGAGTCCGGCGCCGGCAAGGAGATGTTTGCCAAGGCCTTCCATAACAGCGGCCCGCGTGGCGAGCAGCCCTTTGTTGCCCTCAATTGCGCATCGATTCCCGAGACGCTGATCGAATCCGAGCTCTTCGGCTACCAGGGCGGCGCCTTTACCGGCGCGCGCAAGGAAGGGGCGCCGGGCAAGATCCAGCAGGCGCACGGCGGTACCCTGTTCCTCGACGAGATCGGCGACATGCCGCTCAACCTGCAGGCCCGCCTGCTGCGCGTGTTGCAGGAGCGCTGCGTGACGCCGCTGGGCAGCACGCGGGCAATACAGGTCGATATTTCCCTGGTCTGCGCCACTCACCGCAAATTGCGCGAGGAGGTGGCGCGCGGCAGCTTCCGCGAAGACCTCTATTACCGTCTGGCCGGCATGAGCGTGACTTTGCCAGCCTTGCGCGAACGCAGCGACATCGACGTCCTGGTAGACAAGATCACCGCCCGCGAAACCGCCCGGCGCAGCCGTCCGGCGCGTTTCTCGCCAAGCGCCCTGGCGCTGCTGCGGAATTACCCGTGGCCAGGCAACATCCGCCAGTTGTTCAACGTGATCCGCGTTGCCGTCGCGCTGCTCGACGACGACGACAGCCTGATTACCGAAGCGCATCTGCCGGAGGAGTTTTTCGAAACCCCGCCGCACTACCCCACGCCGGCTGCAATGCCTTCGGGCGCGCTCCCTCCAGGCCCGGTGGCCACCGCAACTGCCCCCGCCAGCCTCGACGAAATCGGCCGCCTGGCCGCCCAGCAAGCGCTTGCCGCCGCCGGCGGCAACGTCTCGCTCGCCGCCCGCCAGCTCGGCATCAGCCGCAACACGCTGTACCGCAAACTGGGACGGATGTAG
- a CDS encoding asparaginase codes for MFSHALALRTNSLRRSLLRGTALTALALCSAAALAADLPKVVILATGGTIAGAGAEATNSATYQAAKVPVDKLIAGIPQLGKVAEVRGEQVFQVASESLRNENLVALAKRVSALSKQKDVDGIVITHGTDTAEETAYFLNLVVASDKPIVVVASMRPGTAMSADGQLNLLNAVGVAGSSDARGKGVLVVMNDEINSGRDVSKAVNIRVDAFRSPWGALGMVVEGRNYWFRRLDKRHTVNSEFNIDQIDSLPLVEIAYAAGNANPTAYRALAQSGAKALIHAGPGNGSVAAGVVPTLRELRGQGVHIIRSSHVNAGGFVLRNAEQPDDQYDWVVAHDLNPQKARILASVALTKTQDSKELQRIFMQY; via the coding sequence ATGTTCTCCCACGCTCTCGCCCTGCGGACGAATTCCCTGCGCCGCAGCCTGTTGCGCGGCACCGCGCTGACCGCGCTGGCGCTATGCAGCGCCGCCGCCCTCGCCGCCGACCTGCCCAAGGTGGTGATCCTCGCCACCGGCGGTACCATCGCCGGCGCCGGCGCCGAAGCCACCAACAGCGCCACCTACCAGGCCGCCAAGGTACCGGTGGACAAGCTGATCGCCGGCATTCCGCAGCTTGGCAAAGTGGCCGAGGTGCGTGGTGAACAGGTCTTCCAGGTCGCCTCCGAAAGCCTGCGCAACGAAAACCTGGTCGCGCTGGCCAAGCGCGTTTCGGCACTGAGCAAGCAGAAGGATGTGGACGGGATCGTGATCACCCACGGCACCGATACTGCCGAAGAAACCGCCTACTTCCTGAATCTGGTGGTGGCGAGCGACAAGCCCATCGTCGTCGTTGCCTCGATGCGTCCGGGTACGGCAATGTCGGCCGACGGCCAGCTCAACCTGCTCAACGCCGTCGGCGTGGCCGGTAGCAGCGATGCACGCGGCAAGGGCGTGCTGGTAGTGATGAACGACGAGATCAACAGCGGCCGCGACGTGAGCAAGGCAGTCAACATCCGCGTCGATGCCTTCCGCAGCCCCTGGGGCGCGCTGGGCATGGTGGTCGAGGGCCGCAACTATTGGTTCCGCCGCCTCGACAAGCGCCACACCGTGAATTCCGAGTTCAATATCGACCAGATCGACAGCCTGCCGCTGGTCGAAATCGCCTACGCCGCCGGCAACGCCAACCCCACCGCCTACCGCGCACTGGCCCAGAGCGGTGCCAAGGCGCTGATCCACGCGGGTCCGGGCAACGGCTCGGTCGCTGCCGGCGTCGTCCCGACCCTGCGCGAACTGCGCGGCCAGGGTGTGCACATCATCCGCTCCTCGCACGTCAATGCCGGCGGTTTCGTGCTGCGCAACGCCGAGCAGCCGGACGACCAATACGACTGGGTGGTCGCCCACGACCTCAACCCGCAGAAGGCGCGCATCCTGGCCTCGGTGGCCCTGACCAAGACCCAGGACAGCAAGGAGTTGC